Within Bdellovibrionota bacterium, the genomic segment TCCAACAAAGCGCCTCAACCCTTTGTTTGGACCAAGACCGCCGATCAGATCCTGGAGAAAATCGCCCGCTACGCCTCCGGCACTCTCCAGGCTCATACATGAAAAGAACTATCGCGAATTCACTGACTCAGGACACTAGAACTCCCACGACACAGCGGACCTCTTCGATGGCGGTTGATTCCAAAGACAATCTCTGGGCCGCCGCGAGCCAATAATCTTTTCTGGAGGACGCCTTTGCGGGCCAGCGCGAGAGAGAAAGTTTCAGGGACTTTCAATAAAGATACACCGCTCCCGAAGCTGATGCCGAGTTGTTCGTTTGATCGCCGCCGATCCCGGTTGCATTGCTGTCCTCTGTAGGGGCACCTACGGCCAAGGTATTGCCGTCGCTACTTAGGTCAACCGAAAAGCCGAATGTATCAGGGTCCGCGGTATTTGAAGCTTTGACGTACGCTTGCTGGCTCCAGCCGGTCCCCGACCGGGTAAAAACATAAACAGCTCCGGAATTGAAAGCCAAGTTGTTCGTCTCATCGTTGTTAATTCCCGTTGCATCGCTGTCCTCTTGATAGGCTCCCACCGCCAGTGTCGTACCGTCCTGGCTTAACGCCACGGAATAGCCGAAATAGTCATCTGAAGACGCATTCGAGGCCTTGAAGTAGCCGATGGCTTCAAGAAGCTTCCCTACCGTATCGACCTGATTCGACGGCGTGCATCCGTCGGCGTTACAGGCGTCGACCCGATAGAGGGCGTTGGCCCAATCGTGGCGGTACACGGCAATATCCTTCGTGTAGCTGGTCGTCGTCAGATCGCTGCCGACCTGCGCGAATTGTGCGCCGTTTTAGCGAAAGCTTTATTACCAAGGTTTCTTCACACACCAACGGGTGACAAGGTACCTTGTCGTGGCTAGGGAACATCGCCTCAGAGTACATCAATTGAAGTGTTTGACGGATACAAATGGAAGTCCCGCCTGTCAGTTGGACCACTGAATTTGCGGCTCTTCACCCGTTTCGGGGTCGCTTACGATCACAGCCAGCTCTTTACCTTGGGAATTGAGAAGCGTCGCCCGATGAATGTTTTCCTTACGCAGATGCCGGCCCAGCTTCAACAAGTCCGCATCGCGGACTGCCGGGGGAGTCATTTCAAGCCAGTTATTTCGAATCTGGGCGCGCAGCTCGCTGGCTTGGATCTGAGTGTGAATCAGTGGGACGATCTCGGACAAGCCGGTGATCATGATCTCTTGCTTCGAGGAACGGTAGAATACGTTCCCCAGAACCGCAATGGTCGTGGCGAGCAGTCCCCAAATGGCGGCCATCACCACCCATCGTTTCAACGCCGGATGGCTCGAGCGCACCTCCCTTGAAGACGCGATCTCCGACAGGGGACTCCTTCGCTGTGACTTCGTAGATCGGGGTTTCGCTGCAGGGGGCCATTGGATCGCCGGCGATGAAGATGACGCAGGTTCGCTGGGCGCGTCTTTGGGGAGCTCGCCGGTTGTTTTGAACGCAACGAAGTTTCGCAGCAATTTTCGCGATGATGGCGAGAGATCGGAACCAAAATGGATTCCGTGACCATGGAGTGTCGTTGCGCCGCGCATCTCGGACCGGATCACCTTTCCCGTAACCATGCAGAGCTTCTGTTCTCCCTGCAATTGCATCGGCACGTAGACAATCATTTCTGTTTCGGGGGTTATTTTTTGGTTGGCAATAAGATACGCGCCGCTCTCACTCACATTTGTAAGAATCCCTCGGGAATTTTGCCGTTTGAGCGGTTTGTACATGACGGGTACTTCGTTGCTGACCCTCGGGCGGGTGCGGCGATTTCGTCGTGGATCGTGAAAGGGTTCCGTCATTCGTTCTTTTCTTGACCGAGTCGTTTCAATGGCAAACTCTATGCCGCGAATTTCGTAAACCCCGGTACGGGAAATAGGTAATCATATCAGTGTGTTGGATAGCCCGATTGCCTGATCAAATTCCAAACCAGCGAAAAACTTTCCGTGCAATGTTTGCGGAGTTGCCGAAAAGATGCCTATCGATGAGTTTGTCTTGGCTCCAATGATCTCGGTTCTAAGGCGCAGGCGGTGGAGGCTTTACAATAATATCCACAGAACGGAATTCTGCTGGCCTACCCCAAATTTTCCACA encodes:
- a CDS encoding PilZ domain-containing protein, which gives rise to MTEPFHDPRRNRRTRPRVSNEVPVMYKPLKRQNSRGILTNVSESGAYLIANQKITPETEMIVYVPMQLQGEQKLCMVTGKVIRSEMRGATTLHGHGIHFGSDLSPSSRKLLRNFVAFKTTGELPKDAPSEPASSSSPAIQWPPAAKPRSTKSQRRSPLSEIASSREVRSSHPALKRWVVMAAIWGLLATTIAVLGNVFYRSSKQEIMITGLSEIVPLIHTQIQASELRAQIRNNWLEMTPPAVRDADLLKLGRHLRKENIHRATLLNSQGKELAVIVSDPETGEEPQIQWSN
- a CDS encoding FG-GAP repeat protein, with product MYRHDWANALYRVDACNADGCTPSNQVDTVGKLLEAIGYFKASNASSDDYFGYSVALSQDGTTLAVGAYQEDSDATGINNDETNNLAFNSGAVYVFTRSGTGWSQQAYVKASNTADPDTFGFSVDLSSDGNTLAVGAPTEDSNATGIGGDQTNNSASASGAVYLY